A genomic segment from Candidatus Latescibacter sp. encodes:
- a CDS encoding sodium-dependent transporter — protein sequence MAGPIIREQWGSRIGVILAVAGSAIGLGNFLRFPVQAAQNGGGAFMIPYFVSLVLLGFPLMLIEWTLGRYGGLHGYGTAPSIFAVATRNHFLKYFGVVGIFVPLVIFIYYTYVESWLLGFAFQSLFGSVMSAAADGSTMKSYLLAYQGILQNSWFSGLGTAYIFFLITFALNFWIIYMGVQKGIEFFSKIALPFLVLLGIIIMIRVVTLGAPTIGHPDWNILNGLGYLWNPDLSSLKNPKVWMAAAGQVFFTLSVGQGIILTYASYLNRKDDVTLNSLSSASINEFAEIILGGSIVIPAAFMFMGPGSMGEIAHSGSFNLGFVTMPQIFAHMHAGWFFAFLWFVMLFFAGATSSISMLQPAVAFVDEEFKTGRKKATLYILVFCFLACQGVIFGISHGVIDELDFWGGTFGLVLFGFAEVIIFGWIFGIDRAWKETHFGADIRVPRIFKFVIKYITSTILFVILVAWTFQMAIPMLSMKDVPPENRIWVIGTRVFIITFILVLTALVYHAWRKRELPDKDNEIDRELAG from the coding sequence GTGGCTGGTCCAATAATTAGGGAACAATGGGGTTCCCGTATCGGTGTCATTCTCGCGGTGGCAGGCTCCGCCATCGGGTTGGGAAACTTCCTGCGGTTCCCGGTCCAGGCGGCGCAAAACGGCGGCGGGGCATTCATGATACCCTATTTTGTTTCTCTCGTGCTCCTGGGATTCCCGCTCATGCTCATCGAGTGGACCCTGGGGCGTTACGGCGGGCTGCATGGGTATGGCACCGCCCCCTCTATTTTTGCGGTGGCGACCCGCAACCATTTTCTCAAATATTTCGGGGTGGTCGGAATCTTTGTCCCGCTGGTCATTTTCATCTACTATACTTATGTGGAATCGTGGCTTCTGGGATTCGCGTTTCAGTCGCTGTTCGGCTCTGTCATGAGCGCCGCAGCGGACGGCTCCACCATGAAGTCATATCTCCTCGCTTATCAGGGGATTCTCCAAAACTCCTGGTTCAGTGGTCTTGGCACCGCTTATATTTTCTTTCTCATCACATTTGCGCTCAATTTCTGGATCATCTACATGGGCGTCCAGAAAGGCATCGAATTTTTTTCCAAGATTGCCCTCCCGTTCCTGGTGCTGCTCGGGATTATCATCATGATCCGGGTGGTGACCCTGGGTGCGCCCACCATCGGCCATCCGGACTGGAATATATTGAATGGCCTCGGCTACCTGTGGAATCCGGACCTCTCCAGCCTGAAAAATCCCAAGGTATGGATGGCCGCCGCCGGCCAGGTATTCTTCACCCTGTCGGTCGGCCAGGGAATCATCCTCACCTATGCCAGCTATCTGAACCGTAAGGACGATGTCACTCTGAACAGCCTGAGCTCCGCCAGCATTAACGAGTTTGCCGAAATTATTCTCGGCGGGTCCATCGTGATTCCGGCGGCGTTCATGTTCATGGGTCCGGGTAGTATGGGGGAAATTGCACACAGCGGTTCTTTCAACCTCGGCTTTGTGACCATGCCCCAGATATTCGCCCACATGCACGCCGGATGGTTCTTTGCATTCCTCTGGTTTGTCATGCTGTTTTTCGCCGGGGCCACCAGCTCGATTTCCATGCTGCAGCCGGCGGTGGCCTTTGTGGACGAGGAATTCAAAACCGGCCGTAAAAAAGCCACCCTGTACATTCTTGTTTTTTGTTTCCTCGCCTGCCAGGGAGTTATTTTCGGCATTTCTCATGGCGTCATCGATGAACTAGACTTCTGGGGAGGAACATTCGGCCTGGTATTGTTCGGGTTTGCGGAGGTCATTATCTTCGGCTGGATATTCGGTATCGACCGCGCCTGGAAAGAAACTCATTTCGGCGCCGACATCCGGGTTCCCCGGATATTCAAATTTGTGATCAAGTATATCACGTCAACGATTCTGTTTGTGATCCTGGTTGCCTGGACTTTCCAGATGGCTATTCCGATGCTTTCCATGAAAGATGTTCCGCCGGAAAACCGTATCTGGGTAATCGGAACAAGGGTTTTTATCATAACGTTCATTCTGGTTCTTACCGCTCTGGTGTACCATGCCTGGCGTAAAAGGGAACTGCCGGATAAAGACAATGAAATTGACAGGGAGCTGGCCGGATGA
- a CDS encoding AsmA-like C-terminal region-containing protein — translation MTKRIKILPGVFAGLAGIIVIAAFLAIILFPGERLRKIVEESTSKAVHMPVTIGKVRLSILGIPAVQVDDITIGPALPGEPPLAAAKSVRIHVRFLPLFHSQVEIRSLDVETPHITLLTRRDKSSNFPAFSDSSQSKTAGPPALPLPITLRSLRISEGKLAILNEESNSQVILEGISQKLSLRLSSDLKNILTSGKLNIKNISFTPGAGKKPLTGVRLAFTHILSGDAAEGDLSLSRGDIEVNGLPLSLTGKISNWKNIAFTIETKKLGGSNLTLSGTVSNYLEKPVVALITSGNIRMDDLADALPAFRTSGLRGGASFNLSAAGTPSLPQSMEMNGSIALKALSLPPSRVLRNTLLINGSLRLSPQTITLENLAFQTGKSDFALNGRLEGYMNLLPSKERQPAFLKGALVSRLIDINDMVILDKKTPVLKPWDLEKPLKNLPVPPNLEADATLMLNTIIFGRLKADAVKGRLVMKNWILELSGLDLAAYEGKLAGKTVINFSNPDNVRYNGAFDLKKMNVEPFVSSFFGAGDNFRGLVSCSLAFSGAGMDSVSFLNNLKGAGSASIENGQFVNWDFTRKLGQTLRFLNFDTLNFGNASTTFSFENRRITTPDLLFRTQYGDMTVSGSTGYDATVNYDIAFKLNRAAANLATQNKLGDLGSIFSSGTVPQLYLTATGTLQSPSFRIDSSRTRKEVQDKLRNEAEKFLNKQNDKLREQGKKILDKLFR, via the coding sequence TTGACAAAACGAATAAAAATCTTGCCGGGTGTTTTCGCCGGACTGGCGGGAATCATCGTCATCGCCGCTTTCCTGGCGATTATCCTTTTTCCCGGGGAAAGGTTACGGAAAATCGTGGAGGAGAGCACTTCGAAGGCAGTGCACATGCCGGTTACCATCGGAAAGGTCAGGCTCTCCATCCTCGGTATACCAGCCGTGCAGGTGGATGACATTACCATCGGTCCCGCCCTTCCGGGAGAACCCCCTCTCGCAGCGGCAAAGTCGGTCAGGATTCATGTACGTTTCCTGCCGCTCTTTCACAGTCAGGTGGAGATACGTTCCCTGGATGTTGAAACTCCGCATATAACCCTGCTCACCCGTCGGGACAAAAGCTCCAATTTTCCTGCATTTTCCGATTCTTCACAGTCAAAAACAGCCGGTCCCCCCGCTCTGCCTCTGCCGATTACCCTTCGCTCCCTCCGTATCAGCGAAGGCAAACTGGCCATACTGAACGAGGAAAGCAACTCCCAGGTTATCCTGGAAGGCATTTCCCAAAAGCTTTCGCTCCGGCTCAGCAGTGACCTGAAAAACATACTGACGAGCGGAAAGCTTAATATAAAAAACATATCATTTACTCCCGGCGCGGGGAAAAAGCCCCTTACCGGTGTAAGGCTGGCTTTTACCCATATACTGAGCGGCGATGCGGCTGAAGGGGATCTTTCTCTCTCCCGAGGGGATATTGAGGTGAATGGTCTGCCGTTGTCTCTCACCGGAAAAATCTCCAACTGGAAGAACATCGCATTTACCATCGAAACAAAAAAGCTCGGCGGCTCAAATTTAACTCTTTCGGGCACGGTGTCGAATTACCTGGAAAAGCCGGTGGTTGCGCTGATAACCAGCGGGAACATCCGCATGGATGATCTGGCAGATGCCCTGCCCGCTTTCCGCACAAGCGGCCTCAGGGGAGGAGCATCATTCAATCTGTCGGCGGCGGGAACGCCTTCGCTCCCCCAGAGCATGGAGATGAACGGCAGTATCGCACTGAAAGCGCTCTCTCTTCCCCCCTCCAGGGTTTTGAGAAACACGCTTTTGATAAACGGCTCTCTCCGCCTCTCACCTCAGACTATTACCCTGGAGAACCTGGCATTTCAAACCGGGAAATCCGATTTCGCTCTGAACGGCCGGCTGGAAGGCTATATGAATCTCCTGCCTTCGAAAGAGCGGCAGCCCGCTTTCCTTAAAGGCGCCCTGGTTTCCCGTCTTATCGACATCAATGACATGGTGATACTTGACAAGAAGACACCTGTCCTCAAGCCCTGGGATTTGGAAAAACCGCTGAAGAACCTGCCGGTTCCCCCCAACCTGGAAGCCGATGCCACGCTCATGCTGAACACAATTATATTCGGCAGGCTCAAGGCCGATGCGGTGAAGGGGCGCCTGGTTATGAAAAACTGGATTCTCGAGCTGTCCGGACTGGACCTGGCTGCATACGAGGGAAAACTCGCCGGGAAGACGGTTATTAATTTCTCTAATCCTGACAATGTTCGGTATAACGGGGCTTTCGATCTGAAAAAAATGAACGTCGAACCATTCGTCTCCTCATTCTTCGGCGCGGGAGACAATTTCCGGGGCCTGGTTTCCTGTTCCCTTGCTTTCAGCGGCGCAGGCATGGACTCGGTTTCATTCCTGAACAACCTTAAAGGGGCTGGCTCGGCAAGCATCGAGAACGGCCAGTTTGTAAACTGGGATTTCACCAGGAAGTTAGGTCAGACACTTCGGTTTCTTAACTTCGACACGCTGAATTTCGGTAATGCGTCAACTACATTCAGCTTCGAGAACCGCCGGATAACCACCCCGGACCTCCTGTTCCGGACACAGTATGGTGATATGACTGTTTCCGGCAGCACCGGATATGACGCCACGGTGAACTATGACATCGCGTTCAAACTCAACAGAGCGGCGGCAAACCTCGCCACCCAAAACAAACTCGGAGACCTTGGCAGCATCTTTTCGTCCGGGACAGTCCCGCAGTTGTATCTCACTGCAACCGGGACCCTCCAATCTCCATCCTTCCGGATCGATTCCTCCCGTACACGGAAGGAAGTGCAGGACAAACTGAGGAATGAAGCGGAGAAGTTTTTGAACAAGCAGAATGATAAACTTCGTGAACAGGGGAAAAAAATACTTGATAAATTGTTTCGGTGA
- a CDS encoding GAF domain-containing protein → MADLSFLIISNDQESLDLVGKKLTEMGYEISVAKSVEEATQLIQAKNFDFAVVDISGKDYSGVEVLRKVMDIHAVNDIIVLTDLEKKKEALRIFGSEIWAYVDKPVDPDELEVIVNRIDGNSCLRKEITDKSRRLSHLEALNEIAREALITRDEDSFLWTLARMINERFNYYNVNMFLMNETQDRVVLKAFAGGFGQDFVVGYSLALGEGLVGWVAQNRQSLIIGDVRKDPRRIQGFAFEDHVLSELAVPITFENKLMGVLHTESLELNAFSLDDLITLETIADQISLSFEKSRLSHELIVAHQLSATINDSMPVPIVIVDRELKIDYVNRTFYEMYGLKRESFLKEPVQNFFSKDLASMLNMEQELADVMETGVSISHTNIRHTSPQHPEKVITISFFRVQAGDYPRGMILIQDVTDYTKKTYQLSLLREITLAMQGVLERDKLLHLILTCVTAGFAIGFNRAFLFLVDKKKKELRGIMGVGPTSQDEAHRIWHELSSNALTFDKYLDNINHGIIVSGGGLQDQIESIAIDLGTAKNILTETVNTGKSFHIVNPWENPLVDNQMSMLIISREFVSIPLIVKNEVIGVLLADNAFSGRPITEDSIEVLTMFAAQAAIAIENAEILNDLEDKVKELQNAYVELEKAQDMIIRNEKLAAIGEVSARLAHEIRNPLATIGGFAKSIQKKYDNRERTIRNANIIVEEVHRLEHILSNVLDFTKIGVLKKTPGDINDLIRKTLSTMEANIVSNGVVVVLDLPEDGLAAEFDETQIKQVLINVIQNSINAMPEGGAIEIKSFDLNNDIHIEIRDTGVGIPKQYLEEIFEPFFTTRGNGTGLGLSISQRIVQNHGGVFQITSKEGVGTTVSINLPKK, encoded by the coding sequence GTGGCAGATCTATCATTTCTCATCATCTCGAACGATCAAGAATCTCTTGATCTGGTCGGGAAAAAACTAACCGAAATGGGTTATGAGATATCTGTAGCCAAATCCGTTGAAGAAGCGACGCAGTTAATCCAGGCCAAAAATTTCGATTTTGCGGTGGTGGACATATCCGGGAAAGATTACTCCGGTGTTGAAGTTCTGCGCAAGGTGATGGATATTCATGCGGTCAACGATATCATCGTGCTTACCGACCTTGAGAAGAAAAAGGAGGCGTTACGGATATTCGGCAGCGAGATCTGGGCGTATGTTGACAAACCGGTTGACCCGGATGAACTGGAAGTAATCGTGAACCGTATCGATGGTAACTCCTGCCTCAGAAAGGAAATTACCGATAAATCGCGGAGGCTTTCACACCTCGAAGCGCTTAACGAAATCGCCCGTGAGGCGCTGATAACTCGGGACGAGGACAGTTTCCTCTGGACTCTGGCCCGCATGATCAATGAGAGATTCAATTACTACAACGTGAATATGTTTCTCATGAACGAAACCCAGGACCGGGTGGTTCTGAAAGCTTTTGCGGGTGGGTTCGGCCAGGATTTTGTGGTCGGGTACAGCCTGGCGCTGGGGGAAGGATTAGTTGGGTGGGTAGCACAGAACCGTCAGAGCCTCATCATCGGAGATGTCAGAAAAGACCCCCGAAGAATTCAGGGATTTGCATTCGAGGATCATGTACTTTCGGAGTTGGCGGTTCCGATCACCTTTGAAAACAAGCTGATGGGAGTTCTCCACACCGAATCGCTGGAGCTGAATGCCTTTTCGCTGGATGATTTGATCACCCTGGAGACGATTGCCGACCAGATCTCACTATCTTTCGAGAAATCGCGCCTCTCCCATGAACTTATTGTTGCACACCAGCTGAGCGCCACCATCAACGATTCGATGCCGGTCCCCATCGTCATCGTCGACCGTGAGTTGAAAATCGACTATGTAAACCGCACCTTCTATGAAATGTATGGGCTCAAGAGGGAAAGTTTCCTGAAAGAGCCGGTGCAGAATTTTTTTTCAAAAGACCTTGCTTCCATGTTGAATATGGAACAGGAACTGGCTGATGTGATGGAGACCGGTGTTTCGATTTCCCACACCAACATCCGGCATACCTCCCCCCAGCATCCCGAGAAAGTGATCACCATCTCTTTCTTCCGGGTGCAGGCAGGAGATTATCCGCGCGGAATGATCCTTATACAGGATGTAACTGATTATACCAAGAAAACCTACCAGCTATCCCTTCTCAGGGAAATCACTCTTGCCATGCAGGGGGTGCTTGAACGGGACAAACTCCTCCACCTCATACTCACCTGTGTCACCGCCGGGTTTGCCATCGGATTCAATCGGGCGTTTCTCTTCCTGGTGGATAAGAAAAAGAAGGAGCTGCGCGGTATCATGGGGGTGGGGCCGACCTCGCAGGATGAAGCACACCGCATTTGGCATGAGCTGTCCAGCAATGCTCTGACTTTCGATAAATATCTGGATAACATCAACCATGGTATTATCGTCTCGGGCGGCGGGCTTCAGGATCAGATAGAGAGCATCGCAATCGATCTGGGGACGGCGAAGAATATCCTGACCGAAACAGTGAACACCGGAAAATCGTTCCATATTGTTAATCCCTGGGAAAATCCCCTTGTGGATAATCAGATGAGCATGCTCATCATTTCCAGGGAGTTTGTATCCATACCGCTCATCGTAAAAAATGAAGTCATCGGGGTGCTTCTGGCAGATAATGCTTTTTCCGGACGGCCGATAACGGAGGACTCAATCGAGGTTCTCACCATGTTTGCCGCCCAGGCGGCGATAGCCATCGAAAACGCCGAGATCCTCAATGATCTGGAGGACAAGGTGAAAGAGCTCCAGAACGCCTATGTGGAGCTGGAAAAAGCCCAGGATATGATAATCCGGAATGAAAAGCTCGCCGCCATCGGAGAGGTAAGTGCACGTCTGGCGCATGAAATCCGTAACCCGCTGGCCACCATAGGAGGATTCGCCAAATCCATCCAGAAAAAATACGATAACCGTGAACGCACCATCCGCAATGCCAACATCATTGTCGAGGAAGTCCATCGTCTCGAGCACATCCTCTCGAATGTGCTGGATTTCACTAAAATCGGCGTCCTCAAAAAGACTCCGGGAGATATCAATGATCTTATCCGGAAGACTCTGAGCACTATGGAGGCGAATATTGTCTCCAACGGCGTGGTGGTTGTTCTGGATTTACCTGAGGACGGGCTTGCGGCTGAATTTGACGAGACCCAGATCAAACAGGTTTTGATCAATGTGATTCAGAATTCGATTAATGCCATGCCTGAAGGCGGCGCCATCGAGATAAAATCATTCGATCTCAATAACGATATTCACATCGAGATCCGAGACACCGGAGTCGGCATTCCCAAACAGTATCTGGAGGAAATATTTGAGCCGTTCTTCACCACCCGCGGAAATGGAACCGGCCTCGGTCTTTCCATATCCCAGCGTATCGTTCAGAATCACGGCGGTGTTTTTCAGATTACCAGCAAAGAAGGGGTCGGCACTACGGTGTCAATCAATCTTCCCAAAAAGTGA
- a CDS encoding response regulator has translation MEKKRILVVDDEVNQGLLYEQELTEEGYLVDVANSGERALQMIKSKKYDLVILDIGMPAMDGLETLGKMLSMDNKLPVILNTAYPSYKDNFMSWAADAYVVKSSDLAELKEKIKKSLA, from the coding sequence ATGGAAAAAAAGAGAATTCTCGTTGTTGACGACGAAGTCAATCAGGGCCTTTTATATGAGCAGGAACTGACTGAAGAAGGATATCTGGTAGATGTGGCGAATTCCGGTGAACGCGCGCTCCAGATGATCAAGAGTAAAAAATATGATCTGGTGATACTGGATATCGGAATGCCCGCCATGGACGGTTTGGAGACGCTGGGAAAGATGCTCAGCATGGATAACAAGCTCCCGGTCATTCTCAACACCGCATATCCTTCCTATAAGGACAACTTCATGAGCTGGGCCGCCGATGCTTATGTCGTCAAGTCATCCGACCTTGCCGAGCTCAAAGAAAAAATAAAGAAATCGCTTGCATAA
- a CDS encoding galactose-1-phosphate uridylyltransferase: MSELRKDPIIDRWVIIATERGKRPMDFIPAEPKGEAGGCPFCEGNEFMTPNEIYAVRSPNSLANQRGWKIRVVPNKYPALQVEGSLERVGVGMFDKMNGIGAHEIIIETPNHIDPFQNRLIERVVELLEAYQKRLIDLSRDMRLSYILIFKNMGMRAGASLSHEHSQIIATPIVPKRVTEEILGSLQYYNNKIRCIFCDIIREEKRFGTRVVYENASFITVCPFASRFPFELWIMPKRHMSGYSMITGQEMIELANCFITSMKRLSSALGEPQYNWMLHSEPNRQTPRYPWPDIGEHYHWHIEIIPKLTRVAGFEWGTGFYINPTPPEDAAAFLREMDKE; encoded by the coding sequence GTGTCTGAACTGAGGAAAGATCCCATCATTGACCGATGGGTTATCATAGCAACCGAACGGGGAAAACGACCCATGGATTTCATTCCTGCCGAACCGAAAGGGGAAGCGGGAGGCTGCCCCTTCTGCGAGGGCAATGAATTCATGACCCCCAACGAGATTTATGCAGTAAGGTCCCCCAATTCTCTTGCCAACCAGCGAGGATGGAAGATACGCGTGGTACCCAACAAATATCCCGCTCTGCAGGTCGAGGGCAGCCTGGAACGCGTGGGAGTGGGAATGTTTGACAAAATGAACGGTATCGGCGCTCATGAAATCATCATAGAAACCCCGAATCATATAGATCCTTTTCAGAACCGGCTCATCGAACGGGTGGTAGAACTCCTGGAGGCTTACCAGAAGCGTCTGATCGATCTCAGCAGGGATATGCGTCTCTCCTATATTCTGATATTCAAGAATATGGGAATGAGAGCCGGCGCATCCCTGTCCCATGAGCATTCCCAGATTATTGCCACTCCCATCGTCCCCAAAAGGGTGACCGAGGAGATACTCGGCTCCCTGCAGTATTATAATAACAAGATACGATGTATCTTCTGTGATATCATCCGTGAGGAGAAAAGATTCGGAACCAGAGTCGTATACGAAAATGCTTCTTTTATCACCGTATGCCCGTTCGCTTCGAGATTCCCGTTTGAATTATGGATCATGCCGAAACGTCACATGTCCGGATACAGCATGATAACCGGACAGGAAATGATAGAGCTGGCTAATTGTTTCATCACCAGCATGAAAAGGCTTTCTTCCGCTTTGGGAGAGCCCCAGTACAACTGGATGCTGCACTCCGAGCCGAACCGTCAGACGCCCCGCTACCCCTGGCCGGATATCGGAGAACATTATCACTGGCATATTGAGATCATCCCCAAGCTTACCCGCGTTGCCGGATTTGAATGGGGCACCGGGTTCTATATTAATCCGACCCCGCCTGAAGACGCGGCCGCTTTCCTGAGGGAAATGGATAAGGAATAG
- a CDS encoding glycoside hydrolase family 57 protein: MNDMYVAILWHMHQPNYRNAIRGFYSMPWVRLHATKGYYDMLMTARKYPGLGLTFNLVPSLLEQLDDYAHGADDYELILSKKNPSGLTVDEKRAILSRFFQANLDTMIKPLHRYMELLQYRGTNGSRKEIENALGKFAAQDYLDLQVLFNLSWFGFTAREEDAGLRRLLRKGQMFTLEERDMVLDKQRKIIERLPGLYRESWEQDIIDITASPFYHPILPLICDVAVAREAIPGILLPMNSFRHPEDAERQVNMSLDYFMEKFGRKPSGMWPSEGSVSPAALEILNKAGILWAATDEDILARSVPKFSKARDLYYPWEAHGLAMFFRDRRISDQIGFVYAHTPPSAAVDDFIYRIKEISSQVTVRPACVSVILDGENPWETYPNSGKEFLETLYSRLLSEEGIKPISFTRYLEKYPPDRKIKSIFPGSWINASFDTWIGDQEEADGWDALANARNALVQSGNKLTQEQSLEAWREIYKAEGSDWFWWYGEDHTSPNDPEFDRLFRAHLERVYHILDSVPPVEITEPIIKKPLVHADVEPTGLMTPVIDGKTTTFYEWISAGWISTSGPEGVMSCGESILSGIYYGFDLNYFYLRFDLAKREKPLDLSAWDLIVSIETGGEKYRLELSLKKPDNYMIYRQVRDKWVRRNRKDDVAMGKIIEMGISFDDINARNGEKVDFSVTLLENCIETERWPKTGHISFAVPDESFQSKMWQV; encoded by the coding sequence ATGAACGATATGTATGTTGCCATACTCTGGCATATGCACCAGCCGAATTATCGAAATGCCATTCGCGGTTTTTACAGCATGCCCTGGGTGCGCCTCCATGCAACCAAGGGTTACTATGACATGCTTATGACGGCCCGAAAGTATCCGGGACTTGGATTGACTTTCAATCTCGTACCTTCGCTTCTGGAACAGCTTGATGATTATGCACATGGCGCCGATGATTATGAGCTGATACTTTCGAAAAAAAATCCGTCCGGCCTCACTGTCGATGAAAAAAGGGCCATTCTGTCCCGTTTCTTTCAGGCCAACCTCGATACCATGATAAAACCGCTTCACCGTTATATGGAGCTGCTCCAATACCGTGGAACAAACGGTTCCCGTAAGGAAATCGAAAACGCCCTGGGGAAATTCGCCGCTCAGGATTACCTCGATCTCCAGGTTCTTTTCAACCTGAGCTGGTTCGGATTCACCGCACGGGAGGAGGACGCCGGGTTGCGAAGGCTTCTCCGCAAAGGGCAGATGTTCACCCTGGAGGAGCGTGACATGGTGCTCGATAAGCAGCGGAAGATTATCGAGAGACTTCCCGGACTCTACCGGGAGTCATGGGAACAGGATATCATCGACATTACGGCCAGCCCTTTCTACCATCCCATTCTTCCCCTGATATGCGATGTCGCTGTTGCCCGTGAAGCGATCCCGGGCATTCTCCTCCCGATGAACTCGTTCCGTCACCCCGAAGACGCAGAACGCCAGGTGAACATGAGCCTGGACTATTTTATGGAAAAATTCGGACGGAAACCCTCCGGCATGTGGCCCAGCGAAGGATCTGTAAGCCCGGCGGCGCTGGAGATACTCAACAAGGCGGGAATCCTATGGGCTGCCACCGATGAGGACATCCTGGCGCGCTCGGTCCCGAAATTCAGCAAGGCGCGGGATCTCTACTATCCCTGGGAGGCGCATGGCCTCGCAATGTTTTTCCGGGACCGCCGTATTTCGGATCAGATCGGGTTTGTATATGCCCATACACCTCCTTCGGCCGCAGTGGACGATTTTATCTACAGAATAAAGGAAATCTCATCTCAGGTAACAGTCAGACCGGCTTGTGTCAGTGTCATCCTTGACGGAGAAAATCCCTGGGAAACGTACCCGAACAGCGGCAAGGAGTTCCTGGAAACCCTTTATTCGCGTCTTCTTTCCGAAGAGGGTATCAAACCCATATCATTCACCAGGTACCTGGAAAAATATCCCCCGGACAGAAAAATAAAATCGATATTCCCCGGCTCCTGGATTAACGCCAGCTTCGATACCTGGATCGGCGACCAGGAAGAAGCCGACGGCTGGGATGCTTTGGCAAATGCCCGCAACGCCCTGGTCCAGAGCGGGAATAAACTGACTCAGGAACAGTCTCTTGAAGCCTGGCGCGAGATTTACAAAGCGGAAGGCTCTGACTGGTTCTGGTGGTATGGCGAAGATCATACCTCGCCGAACGATCCCGAATTCGACCGTCTTTTCCGCGCTCATCTCGAACGTGTGTATCATATCCTGGATAGTGTTCCGCCTGTGGAAATCACCGAACCGATCATAAAGAAACCGCTCGTCCACGCAGATGTGGAGCCAACCGGGCTGATGACTCCGGTCATCGACGGTAAAACCACCACCTTCTACGAATGGATATCCGCGGGATGGATTTCCACTTCCGGTCCCGAAGGGGTGATGAGCTGCGGCGAATCCATCCTTTCCGGCATCTATTACGGATTCGATTTGAATTACTTTTATCTCCGGTTTGACCTGGCCAAACGGGAAAAACCGCTCGATCTGTCCGCATGGGATCTGATCGTATCCATCGAAACCGGAGGAGAAAAATACCGCCTGGAGCTGTCTCTTAAAAAACCGGATAATTACATGATTTACCGTCAGGTGCGGGACAAGTGGGTGCGGAGAAACCGTAAGGATGATGTGGCTATGGGCAAGATAATCGAAATGGGCATTTCATTCGACGACATCAACGCCAGGAATGGCGAGAAGGTCGATTTCAGCGTTACCCTCCTTGAAAATTGCATCGAAACAGAGCGCTGGCCAAAAACCGGTCATATCAGTTTCGCAGTCCCGGATGAAAGCTTCCAGTCGAAAATGTGGCAAGTGTAA
- a CDS encoding DUF2442 domain-containing protein has product MSISVNEIEVPNADNVTITEDTLCVDLSDGRTISVPLAWFPRLLQSTPEERNNWRLIGKGRGIHWEDIDEDISVEGLLAGRPSGESQSSFKKWLDKRSSRQ; this is encoded by the coding sequence ATGAGTATTTCGGTAAATGAAATAGAGGTACCAAATGCTGATAACGTAACGATAACAGAGGACACCTTATGTGTTGACCTCAGCGATGGGCGCACTATTTCGGTTCCTCTGGCATGGTTTCCCCGTCTTTTACAATCTACTCCTGAGGAGAGAAATAACTGGAGATTGATCGGCAAGGGGCGCGGTATTCATTGGGAAGATATTGACGAAGATATCAGCGTCGAAGGTCTTTTAGCAGGCAGACCATCAGGCGAGAGCCAATCCTCCTTTAAGAAATGGCTGGATAAACGGTCTTCTCGTCAATAA